From Rutidosis leptorrhynchoides isolate AG116_Rl617_1_P2 chromosome 3, CSIRO_AGI_Rlap_v1, whole genome shotgun sequence, a single genomic window includes:
- the LOC139901139 gene encoding uncharacterized protein, which produces MLETHKDASIADRIIHCNGSSFGNWCWSRPPTGRATNDLIELNNIISSITLSDRQDSWKCNLDPSGIFTTKSLALLINSLKLGGNALNLSISRNKLLPQKVYIFIWRAIQKKIPVRFEIDKRGIDLDSTLCPLCELDIETTEHILISCPKTALTWKLVLDWWAQDVSLISNLNDAIIVNQPFATNIFGSSLWQATKWVACYIIWKHRNLNVFSKKTWSPGSILSEIQTQSYSWISKRTSKKKLIEWHQWLINPSFFVADSPQRVGIG; this is translated from the coding sequence ATGCTTGAGACACATAAAGATGCTTCTATCGCTGATAGAATTATTCATTGCAATGGATCCTCATTTGGAAATTGGTGTTGGTCAAGACCCCCTACTGGGCGTGCTACAAACGACCTCATAGAATTAAACAACATTATATCCTCCATAACCTTATCCGACAGACAAGACTCCTGGAAATGCAATCTAGACCCCTCAGGAATTTTCACCACCAAATCTTTAGCACTTCTAATCAACTCTCTAAAGTTAGGGGGTAACGCTTTAAATTTATCGATCTCTCGTAACAAACTCCTTCCACAAAAAGTTTACATATTCATCTGGCGAGCCATTCAAAAAAAGATTCCGGTTCGATTCGAAATTGACAAAAGGGGCATTGATCTTGACTCCACTTTATGCCCTTTATGTGAATTGGATATTGAAACTACCGAACATATCCTCATTTCTTGCCCCAAAACGGCACTCACTTGGAAACTTGTTCTCGATTGGTGGGCCCAAGATGTCTCTCTAATCTCCAATCTTAACGATGCCATTATTGTTAATCAACCGTTCGCCACCAACATCTTCGGCTCTTCATTATGGCAAGCAACCAAATGGGTTGCTTGCTACATAATTTGGAAACATAGAAACCTGAATGTTTTCTCCAAAAAAACGTGGTCCCCTGGATCGATTCTCTCCGAAATACAAACACAAAGTTATAGCTGGATTTCTAAAAGAACAAGTAAAAAGAAATTAATCGAGTGGCATCAATGGCTCATAAATCCGTCTTTCTTTGTTGCTGATTCTCCCCAACGTGTCGGAATTGGCTAA
- the LOC139901138 gene encoding uncharacterized protein → MKFSKLDRFLVSDEVPKIWPNISSKTLDRDLSDHCPILLRNTYFNSGPKPIRVFNTGLDLKDADSIIARAWSIPMTGNRPDCILRNKLKNVKLELKKHSAQLDNLDTQILDHLKNINEWEALAETRPLSESEKNNWLEDKFSYIDKEKKKANMLKQKSRIKWALEGDENSKYFHNFIKKRNNKNNLHGLSLNGTWIEDPNVIKLETYLYFKNLFKSNKLNNHCPFDNAPHLEFISTQDNLFLESEFHEKEIWDAIHDCES, encoded by the coding sequence ATGAAATTCAGTAAGCTTGACAGATTTCTAGTTTCAGATGAAGTGCCAAAAATTTGGCCAAACATCTCATCCAAAACTCTCGACCGTGATCTTTCTGATCATTGCCCCATTCTCCTTAGGAACACATACTTCAACTCTGGTCCTAAACCCATTCGTGTCTTTAACACTGGGCTTGACCTTAAAGACGCTGATTCGATCATCGCTCGGGCCTGGTCTATCCCTATGACTGGAAATCGCCCAGACTGTATCCTCCGTAACAAATTGAAAAATGTCAAATTGGAACTTAAAAAACATAGTGCTCAACTTGATAATCTTGATACTCAAATTCTTGATCATTTAAAAAATATTAACGAATGGGAAGCCTTAGCTGAAACTAGACCACTATCCGAATCCGAGAAAAACAATTGGCTTGAAGACAAATTTTCATACATAGACAAAGAAAAAAAGAAAGctaacatgttaaaacaaaaatCTAGAATTAAATGGGCCCTCGAAGGAGATGAAAATTCGAAATACTTCCATAATTTCATTAAAAAACGTAATAACAAAAATAATTTACATGGTTTATCTCTTAACGGTACTTGGATTGAAGATCCCAATGTCATAAAACTTGAAACATATCTTTACTTCAAAAATCTATTTAAATCCAACAAACTTAACAACCATTGCCCTTTTGATAATGCACCTCACCTTGAATTCATCTCGACACAAGATAACCTCTTTCTTGAATCCGAATTCCATGAAAAAGAAATTTGGGATGCCATCCACGATTGCGAAAGCTAG